A genomic stretch from Pseudomonadota bacterium includes:
- a CDS encoding PadR family transcriptional regulator — translation MELTDLNYWKSLINIGLTKVLVLKVLSKGPNHGYGVLKELESITSGCCIPTFGTIYPILKELAKHGYAEVADDKQLKGAQKRRVYTLTPLGIEAYEVALEAWRSTIPYIYKAIENDDLFLIEDIKMRLAGAESCACPVTKNVNSSQGKAV, via the coding sequence ATGGAGCTTACTGATTTAAATTATTGGAAATCGTTGATCAACATAGGCCTTACAAAAGTTCTTGTTTTGAAAGTCTTATCCAAGGGGCCTAACCACGGTTACGGTGTATTGAAAGAACTGGAATCTATTACCAGTGGTTGTTGTATACCTACATTTGGGACTATCTATCCAATCCTCAAGGAACTGGCTAAGCATGGTTATGCAGAAGTCGCCGACGATAAGCAGCTTAAGGGCGCACAGAAAAGGCGGGTCTATACCCTGACGCCCTTAGGAATTGAGGCATATGAGGTGGCACTTGAGGCGTGGCGGTCTACAATACCTTACATTTACAAAGCAATTGAGAATGATGATCTTTTTTTAATAGAAGATATAAAAATGCGTCTTGCCGGGGCCGAATCCTGTGCCTGCCCTGTTACCAAGAATGTCAATTCTTCCCAAGGCAAAGCTGTATGA
- a CDS encoding MBL fold metallo-hydrolase: protein MSTPFPVGNINVYFIEGVIPTLIDTPPKGNIYTNELQAALKNKGYSIRDIKRIIITHPHFDHFGAAAEIVRLSKAEVWVSRGGGQYLEDFDAELLRDLEYYTEILKWIVAPGDHRTYLDFLYTWGRMYGCSVPVSRLLNDGDEIELGSIPFIVRAVPGHTPWCIMLYSQDHLSAFTGDFLLNQISSNALIQRPSTMLQGYKSLKVYLASLHKVKQMAIQTALPGHGAIILDVAGRIDEITHFIQQRKELVRNILDQGPLRPFSIVKTLFPDLLQDQLFLGISEVIGHLELLESEGSALQVDEGYWVGL from the coding sequence ATGTCAACTCCATTTCCTGTAGGCAATATTAATGTATACTTCATTGAAGGCGTAATCCCCACCCTTATAGACACCCCTCCTAAGGGGAATATTTATACTAACGAGCTGCAGGCAGCATTGAAGAACAAAGGGTATTCAATCAGGGATATCAAAAGAATTATCATCACGCACCCTCATTTTGACCATTTTGGAGCAGCCGCTGAGATTGTTAGATTAAGCAAGGCAGAAGTCTGGGTTTCAAGGGGAGGCGGACAATATCTTGAGGATTTCGATGCCGAGCTCCTGAGGGATTTAGAATATTATACGGAGATCCTGAAATGGATTGTTGCTCCGGGTGACCATCGTACTTATCTCGATTTTCTATACACCTGGGGCCGTATGTACGGCTGTTCCGTGCCTGTCTCTCGCCTTTTGAATGACGGTGATGAAATCGAGCTTGGATCAATACCATTTATTGTCAGAGCGGTACCTGGACACACCCCGTGGTGCATAATGTTGTACTCACAAGATCACTTATCAGCTTTCACCGGAGATTTCCTTCTCAACCAAATCAGCTCAAACGCTTTGATCCAGAGACCTTCCACTATGTTACAGGGGTACAAGAGCCTGAAGGTTTATCTGGCCTCTCTTCATAAGGTAAAACAGATGGCTATCCAAACGGCTCTGCCAGGCCACGGCGCAATCATCTTGGATGTTGCCGGCAGAATTGATGAAATCACTCACTTCATCCAGCAACGAAAGGAACTGGTTCGCAATATTCTTGATCAGGGTCCTCTCAGGCCATTCTCAATCGTAAAGACACTCTTCCCGGATTTACTGCAGGATCAGCTCTTCCTGGGCATATCTGAGGTCATCGGTCACTTGGAGCTCCTGGAAAGCGAAGGTTCTGCGCTACAAGTGGATGAAGGATACTGGGTGGGCTTATAA
- a CDS encoding pyridoxine 5'-phosphate synthase, translating to MPGGEVAYRGHFFLLFVNIDHIATLREARRGNESDPAEYAVMCEKGGCDGIMVSLRKDRRYMQDGDIFAIKDVIRGKLNLEVALSGEMFDIALKIKPNKIIVIPENREEITAEVVLDVKTNMLKIKDTVKLFHDQNILVSLLVEPDIEIVELSKECGADFIEIHTGKYCNTIDKTDIDKEIDRIYTAADHAVKVGIKVGAGHGLTYKNIMPVLYARALEEVNIGHSIILRSLSVGLSKAVEEMIDILD from the coding sequence ATGCCGGGTGGAGAAGTTGCCTACAGGGGACATTTTTTCTTATTATTCGTAAATATTGATCATATCGCAACTCTTAGAGAAGCCCGGAGAGGCAATGAGTCTGATCCTGCTGAATATGCAGTAATGTGTGAAAAAGGCGGTTGTGACGGCATTATGGTTAGCTTACGTAAGGACAGGCGTTATATGCAAGACGGGGATATCTTTGCCATAAAAGATGTGATACGTGGGAAATTGAATCTTGAGGTAGCTCTCTCGGGTGAAATGTTTGATATTGCACTAAAAATAAAGCCGAATAAGATTATTGTCATTCCTGAAAATAGGGAAGAAATAACTGCAGAAGTCGTGCTTGATGTCAAAACAAATATGCTCAAAATTAAAGATACTGTTAAGTTATTTCATGATCAGAACATACTGGTATCTCTTTTGGTTGAACCCGATATAGAAATAGTTGAGCTTTCGAAAGAATGCGGCGCTGATTTTATAGAGATCCATACCGGTAAATATTGCAATACCATAGATAAAACTGATATTGATAAGGAAATTGACAGGATATATACTGCGGCGGATCATGCTGTAAAAGTTGGAATAAAGGTTGGCGCCGGACACGGGCTCACTTACAAAAATATTATGCCTGTTTTATATGCCAGGGCATTGGAGGAAGTAAACATCGGACATTCTATAATTTTAAGATCTCTTTCTGTCGGGTTGTCAAAGGCAGTTGAAGAAATGATAGATATATTGGATTAG